CTGATAATACGTGAACGGGAAGAACGAGCGACGAATAGACGATCATTGGGTGTTATTCGACGGCGAAACCGCAGGTTTCTTCGACCGCTTGGCTGAGCTTTTCGTACATTCGTTGGTAACTATTGTAGGCTGGTATATCGATACGGTTAAAACAGGTATGagcttttggtaaattatcttGGGGTACGTCGGTCACGTGTATGGTGAATAGACGAGGTCCGGCAGCTCCAGTAGATcctttaatataaaaaaaataaataaaataaatttccttGTAGGGGAAAAGAAACGTCGTCGTCTCCGCGATTAAGAAATTAAAACTCCTATGTACAATTAAAATTCTAGCTGCTCAaatctgtttttcaatttttgaagaatttttgaagatgaattcaaaattgcccatttttggcctaaaagctttttaaaaaaaaaaaacatccaaattaCATCATTAATGGccattttggaaacttttgcgttttttgaccagaataatcaacatttttctgttcGTAGGGAAACTTTTGAGATTTGCATAAATGGCTGCATCTTGTCTGAAATCAACCTCcaacccaaatttgaatttttaaatttcgagccattctaatgcctccagtgcgattttggAATTCACCAGAAAGcatcaaaattaatttggacaactaaaaattgagttttggcTTATTTTCGACCTTTTCAAAGGGCTCGTCAACatttaaaatgaatcaaaaatcgcGCAAGAAGCACCAGACTCGCTCGACATTGAGAAATAAGGATTCAGGAAAGTAGGAGGGGGTGAGGGGATCTGATTTCAGACGAGATACAGCCATCCTTgtaaactacaaaaatttctcaacaaacagaaaattatttttattcttgatttttttttcacatgccAAGAATAagccaaaactcaaattttagctgcccaaatttaattttcacaccGTCtggaggaattttaaaaattttgaagaaaagggAAATCGtgatggaggcttcagaattgccagaaatggtgaaatcaGACcttatttccattatttttactgaaaataaaTATACTTCGTctgtttaaaaaacacaaatcaCCGAAAATAGTggatattaaattttcaaaaattgaataaaaatcaaaaaatcaatttcagggGTCTAACTCactaaattttttcgaaaaaaaaaacttcgataaccagaaaagcttgaaaaagtaacaaaataaaGTTACAAAACGCGAGTACAACATTTTAATTGTAGAAAAagtccccccccctccaaatgTTCCAATTTTCCATTATGAAACGTTGaactgtttcaaaacttttttctggcatttttcagcaaaatgagaatttttgcaggTCGAGCAAAAAAGACAACAgggaaaaatgataaaacgcgagagttttacaattttcacaagagtaaggactttttggcaatttctgacaaaaaagtgagaatttttgtacaaaaaggaagaaagtgaaacttttaaaattttttacagaaaaattggCATTTCAACAAGAAGcagatatttttggaaattactggcaaGTAcataaatcacattttttcaaaatttctttcataaagcaagaagaaaaaatacttacaatttttaggcaaaaaaaaaccaacacttttcagtattttttggcaattttggagaagaaaacagacttcaatttctaaaaagttgaaattttcggtaatttctggcaaaaagaaagacttttggACGATGTTTGTCttcttttgaaaaagcgagaatttttgacaatttttggaaaaagcaacaCTGACCATTTCAGCAGAAAgaaggactttttggcaatattaatggcaaaaaaaaactttttcgcaatcttgatcaatttttcggaattttatcaacaaaaaagaaaatttttggaaaatttctaaaagaaattgagatttttagaattttttgtgaaaaagcaGCAATTGTCAGCGTGAAATAAAACTATTGAGCAATTTCAACCaagtgtgaattttttggtttattcagcacaaaaaaaacacactttgaCAAGATCAAAATTGGTACAATTAGCAACTAAAAACATTTACCAAGTGTCAAAGGGCAACTTcggtcaaaaaataaataaaaaatattactcgAGGTTTCTTTTTGGTTAAGCTGCGTTGATCTTCTAAAAATGGCGAAAGGTGGTGGAAAACTTTTATAATTATAATTCTTACAAAATATGgtgtaattttataaaatttgataaaaatcactgGAATGTGGGAGGGGGGGGCGTAAACAGTCTCGGATCgacatttttcgaataattaaaaatgtttgtaagGTTTCAACGAGCAactgatgttgaaatttttttttcaatagagaCCATAAGTACAGAGATATCAATTTCTACTGaactatctcattttttttttttttttttttcaaaaaatacaacaaataaTTGCCAATGAATTTCTCGTCGTGTTTTACCTTGTAAAGCTTTAAAGCCTTGCAACGGAACCCTCGAGCTACCGGTGACGAATTGCAGTAGCCTAGCTCGCATTTCTTCGCTGTACGACTCGACAATCTGCCAGAACCATTTGACGACCGGAGTTTCAGAAGtacaatgctgaaaaaaatgacacaagttgaaaaaaatcatcgttaaaatgttattaaattaataaattaaccaCTCGGgcgaaaatttctcgaaaataccTTAAGACGAGTGTTCTCCTTCCAATCTTTAATATCGATCGATACCAAACCACCGATAATAAGTTCGAGTTCACGTTCGTCAAACGGTTTTAACAATTGAGCTGGTACGATTTCGGTGAAACCTCGATACAAGGCTAAAAATTGCTGTTCGATTCCTCGCATAAATCTGTAATTGACGTATAACCTGGGCAACAAAACGAATCAACGTGAGTAATCAACATTCAACACTAAAGTGGAAAGTATACGCGAATGAATCGGTGAAATTCGTAGTAGAACTTACTTTACgtattcttttttattttcttcggtTACTTGGATATTCTGACCATTCGCTTTCAATTCGTGCGCCTTCAATACACCGAAACTATTCACTTCGACTGCAAACGAAGCATCTAAGACATCTGGTTCGATTTTATTCTCTCTGAAAACACATCGTCAACGTCATTCGTTCTCACAAACAATAATATTTGTCTAGTTCTTAATCTCGAATACTTACAACAGCCACGTTAAACTTCTATGCAACTCCGGGTCAACGCCTTCGATATCGTCCAACGTAATTGGTTTATTCAGAAGCATTTTATAAAACGGTGTCGTGAATCCACCATCTATATAATGCCCGTGAAAAACCGCTATGCCCAAAATACGTCCGACGAAATGAAAATACGATAAGTGATCCTGAAATATTCAATACACCATAAAATAAGACGAAAGGTTTAATCTTGCGTTTGATTACATTCTCGTTGTACTAACCGGATTAATTGAACTATCAGAGCTAATTTGCAAGGTGTAATTATCTTCTCTAGAATACTGAAAAAGGCCATATTGAGGGTTCAACATTTCTCTCGACAGTAAACATAGCCATTCTCGAGCGATGCCACCGTAGTCTAGGCCTTCTTCGCCGCGGAACTTTACCATCAATCTTTTACGCAAATCTTTGGCtctcattttcataataattcgGTAAGATTCCTGCAAAATGACGAATTtcatgttgaaataaaaaaacatacgTCCAAAAGTTCGAATAGAtagaattattttattcatttgcaAACGATTCACTCAATTTAGATCAAATCTTTGGAGAACGATTCATTCACATCTCAACTCTCATAATTATTGGAATCAGTCAACGATCAATTCAATTCTGATCGCAAACCCGAACAATCGAGTTCGATAATTTCGAATCAACTCGATGAAAAACGCTTCCTACGTCTCTCCCCTCACCCTTTAtaaaaaaactgataattttcGTACTTCGAAAATCTCCGATCTGGATACTTCGAATCTGCAATGACCACTCTGCGGTTGTAAAACGTTCAGTTCGGCTCTGAGTATTTTCTGTTTAGCGACCAGATCTCGACGATACTTAGGAAGACATTCGCTATCGGTTTCGATACTTTGAGGACCCGATGTAGAAGACGATGTGGTATTCGGCGTCGCCGCCGAACTGGTCGAAGAGGCGGCTACAGCAGTACTGGTAGCATTGGAGGAACTACTGGCCGACGTACTGGTTTCTGGTGTATTGTGCGATATGTTACCGTTAATATTCCTCGACTCCATGATATTCGCCAAGAAGGCTGGAGGCGCCATGTTTTTACGTCTGAAAAGCaaagaaatcaacatttttagatAAACAATACACAATACGAGCGGTGACATTGTACACGAATTTCTACTATTCGAAAACCGATAAATAatatattagaaattttggcACAATGAAATCGATCAAATTGCCAACTGCAATTATACGTGTACTTTTTCTACTTACTTTTTTCGTAATTCtaatagatttttaattttcactcgACTACGAATAGaaagcaacattttgaaaattttctctttttaaatgaaaaaaaaaaaaaaaaaatcgcgaaataaACTCGCACGCGAACTTACTTATAATAAAGCGATATAATATTAGGAGTTAATCTCGGATCGGTGAATTGAGTAGTTCGGTTGTTGTGATCGACGTAGTAATATCTGCCTGTGCCCGTTTGTCTAATTTCCCAACCGCTGGGCAACGGTCCAAGTTCTTTGCTGCTTAAATGGGCGATAATGTCGCGGGGTATTCTAGGATCATGCCAGGTGCTCAGTCCGGTCGGTATATGATAAAAGTAAACTTGCCCTTGTTGCGTGGTTCTCAATTCTACGCATataaacaacaaaaattacaacgGAGTCgtattacttaggtactttacGTACTTTCGCGTTTTTTTCGCATGacgtaaaattaataataataattcgtcGTCTAATTTACCGTATCCTTCTGGTAATCCTTCTAGTTGGCTCGCCGATGAAATAGGACTATAATAAGAGTTCGCTTTAGGCCGACGATTCAACGCCACGTTTCCGGCCGATGTACGTCTTCTCGATTGCTGGCTGGCCACAGATCTAGCATCAGTTGTCCTAGCATAAAATTCGCATAAGTCAACTCGCATTTCGTAATTTACATTATGATTTAGGTACTAGTATGCCTGAAAAAATACCTGCTCGAAGTAGGAGTATTGGTGGAAGATGTAACAGCAGTTCCAGCAGCTGTAGAACTACCACCTTGTTTTTTATCGTGGTTATTAGAGCCAGTGGGTGCGGCTCCGGTAAACGAACAGTTATTCACGTTGTTATTATCGTCGTTATTGGTCGATTGCGTTTGGAACGCGCCGGGCAGAGATGAATTTAGACGAGAATCGGCGTCCGGGGTTTCTCCGTTCGTATCTGTTCCGCCGTTTGCCTCGTTTGTGGACGTGCTCGATGTTCTGGAAGAGTTCGAAGATGGTAACGCGTGTACAGGTCTGCAAAAACGATCACGATTATTAGGTACGAGAAGTTGTtcaagtttgaagaaaaaaaactatagatTAAAAAGgctttcaattcgaaaaatagataaaaattcgaaaataaaaataaaagttgggaaaatactgGAGAAAGGTAAGAATTTGAACACTCGAATCTTTCTTTCTAAGGTTTGTGACCGAAAAGGGGGAAAGATTTTATTGAAGAAACATGATTTGAAATTCCATCACCTAAATTGTAGCTTCCCACGTgaatttacttttctttttcatttttggcgaatttttgaaaccccaaaaatgacgattttctGATCTCTCTTCCACCTTGTTAAATGTAGGCTATTTAGATGTGACAAATCGATTCCTGCTAATTTGAATATCGATTTGCCCCCTCTGCTCacatattttggcaaaaacaacacaaaacaTATTGAAATGTTAATCATGTTTGAGGTTTTGAAGAAAAGGGTGATTAGAGAGGTGGCAATCCTGGAGAATAATCAAAGACTTTCGTCTAAAACAATTTTCCGcgacttctgaaaaaattgaaaaacacttgAGGATTATAAATtgcgctgtaggctccagaatgcatgtaagtggaaaaattctaatCCTAAAAAAGCTGCACGAGTTGAAAATAAGTCAGAAGTCGATTTTTAGCAGCTTGAATCAATCATTTGCCAATTCTGGAGGAATTGAAAACCACAGTAGAATTTAAAcctcacgctggaggctccagaatgaatGAAAGTGGAGAAATTCTAATCCAAGCGGAGCttaagaagttgaaaatgagccagaattgaattttcagcagCCTGGATcaatttttcgccatttctggagaaattgaaaagcaCTGGAGAACTCAAAAATTGCGTTATTGGCTCCAGAATGGatggtagtgaaaaaaaactaatccaAGAGGAGCTGAACAAGTTGAAAATGACccagaattcgatttttagcagcttgaatcaagtttttgccaattctggagaaatcgaaaaccaCAGTAGAATTTAAACCtcgcgctggaggttccagaatgaaTGAGAGTGGAGAAATTCTAATCCAAGCGGAGCTTTATAAGTTGAAAATGAgccagaattgaatttttagcagCCTGGAtcgatttttcgcaatttttggagaaattgaaaagcaCTGGAGAATTCcgaaattgcgctggaggctccagaatggatgAAAGTGGAGAAATTCTAATCCAACAGGAGCTTAAGAAGCTTAAAATGAgccagaattaaatttttagcagCCTGGAtcgatttttcgcaatttctggtgaaattgAAAAGCACTGGAGAATTCCAAAATTGCGCTATTGGCTCCAGAATGgataaaagtaaacaaattctAATCTAAGAAGGCCTGCACAAGTTGAAAATGAGCCAGAACTCGTTTTTGAGCAgtttaaatacatttttcgcGATTTCcaagagaaattaaaaaacactggaaatccgaaattccgctggaggctccagaatggataGAAGTAGAAAAATACTAATCCAAAAGGACTTGAACAAGTTGAAAATGAGCCAGAACTCGACTTTTAGCAAcctaagttgatttttagcgacttctagagaaattgaaaaaacacttgaagataaaaaattgcgctggaggctccagaacggatGTAAGTGGAGAAATTCTAATCCTAAAAAAGCTGCACAAGTTGAAAATAAGTCAGTAGTTGATTTTTTAgcaacttgaataaattttttgccaattttggagaaattgaaaaccacAGAACTATTTAGACCTcacgctagaggctccagaatgaatGAAAGTGGAGAAATTCTAATCCAAGAGGAGCttaagaagttgaaaatgagccagaattaaatttttagaagcctggatcgatttttcgcaatttctggagaaattgaaaagcactggagatttcaaaaattgagctattgGCTTCAGAATGgataaaaatggagaaattctAATCCAAGAGGAGCTTAAGAAGTTTAAAATGAgccagaattaaatttttagcagcctgaatcaattttcagcaatttctggaaaaattgaaaaacactggagaattcaaaaattgcgctATTGACTCCAGAATGGACGGaagtaacaaaaaatacaaattcaagaGGAGCTGAATGAGTTGAAAATGAGCTAGAACTCGACTTTTAGCAACCTAAGTTgatctggaaaaattgaaaaaacactggagaattcaaaaattgcgctATTGGCTCCAGAATAGATGATAGTAAAAAAATACTAATCCAAGAGGAgctgaacaaattgaaaatgagcTAGAACTTGACCTTCAGCAACCTAAGTTGATTTTCATcgacttctggagaaattgaaaaaacactggaggaatcaaaaattgtgctggaggctttaggatgTCTGgaaatggaaacattttaatcaaagggggaggggggttaggAAAGGTGCGGTCATTTGCGCAAGTTCCAAACATTCTCCTTggagcaaaaaatttccaattctcataattttttgcctcaatggttaaaaaaaactatccaGGTGTTTGCCTAGAAATCACTCTAattgtgaataaactcgttaaacggGTCAAAAATGTGCCAAAACTCGGATTTTTAGCaacctaaaattaatttttcgcgatttttggaaaaattgaaaagcactggagaaattaaaaatcgtgctggaggctccaaaattacggAAAATAGTGAAATTCTGGGTGGAGAAGTCGATATTACCTTCAGAaccaacttttcaattttttcacaaaaaaaaatacattaattaaaatgaaaaaaaatttttaaaaaaaccacaaatgtcagaaaatcgtaatttttgattttcaaaaactcttcgcaaattaaaaaatcaattcgattggctgaaattttggttttgaggtttccagactatgctctttctaaaaatcgtaTTCCAGTTCAAATCGAAGGCAAACAACTCAAATGTTTcctcatcagaaaaaaaaatctgcaatatAAGGAAAAGAcaggggaaaaaagaaaaaaaaagtacagatGAAAAACTGTCTCAATTTGATCTCAATTTGTAAAACCATCTgatcatttcaaattgaatactTTCGAAAATGacgtttaatttaaaaaataccacaTAAAATGAGCAACAAATACTCTCacgagaagaaattttttgaaaattttatccatgcaaaaaattgcccaCTCTAATCAGTTCATATTCGCCACCCAGTTTTTCCCCCACACAACGAGGAAATCTGAAACCAATCCCAAACACACGAACATTCCGATAACACTCTCcataacgaaaatttttcacggACGTAATGGTCGTCTACGTCGAAACATAAAGAACGGAAACTGATAACGATTAACAACAGCTCGAATATAGCAACCTACGCTAGGTGATATGGAAATCGTATGGCAAAATACGAAAACATCCAGTTTAAAAATAAGATATTACACTCGGCTTAACGACGCGAAGATAAAacacaatttgtaaatttcgagTGCGAGATAATAGGTAcgcttgaaataaaaaaaaggaaattaattAAGATAACGTTTGCAAGTgagataaaattcaatttagaaaaaaattaactacgTGTTGCCAGATACTAAACCTAATATGCACCTGTTAGGTCTAAACCACTGGGTGGTTTTTGTATGATGGTTAACGTAATAAAGCCTTCCAGCCGATGTTCTTCGTTCTTCCCATCCTTCGGGTAAAATATCCGGACAGCTTATATCACCCAAAGGATCGGCTACTGCTATATGGCCAGCATTCGAGCTACTCCCGTTGCCCATTTCTCGCGATAATAACGATACGACAATTTGACCTTTGACTGGTTCCGTATCTTCAGCGTTTGCCTTGCATAGGTCCAGTCTTTGatctgcaaaaattgcataaaaagttAATACCGTGCTTGAGAACTCAGTTTTAAAAGTTCTTCGTTCAACACTTACAGCCAGTatctttcaatttctgaatACTGCTGCTCAAGATTCGTACACAACCGAGGAATCCTCCGCCTTGCTTTTTCTGTACTTTTTTATGATTCCATATGCTTATAGTAATACCATCTCCTTTGCCAATGTATCTGATAACATAGGATATTTAAAATACGTAAATAGTGCATCGTGAAAATTTACTCGAGTCTCGATTCGATTGATTGATTTATCTATCTATATCTATGCTTTTGGAAAGTCTATCAAATTAGCATTTTGTTATCAGTTACGTTACACTTGAAGACTACGGTAAATCGAGCGAAAAATTACACAACTCGATAGTGTAGGTAAATTTATCAGACGTACTACATCGTTGATTTCGAATACGAATATTTCTAGACTAAACCATTCGCTCGatattaaatatttatttttcaaccaataaacacacgaaaacaaaaactttctCCGAACGGAAAAACCTTAGTATTTccgcacacacacacacacacatcgcAACAACTTGGCCAAAAGCAGCAACAAGCAGCTAATGAAAGAATCACACAGCTACAAAGAGTATCATTTAGATCGCGGAAGAAGACCGTAGTCCGCACAAAATCCCTAAAAGAGGGAAAGCTTATACGtagataaaaatgtaaaatagaaGGTCGACATATACATACAAATCATAATGCTGATTCCATTTCGGATCTAGAGTAGCCTTGCAAGTGTCAGTACTATGACACTGTCCCGAACCATCTACACTAATTTTAGCAAACGGATCTGGAAGCTCTACAAAacgaaaatggcaaaaatataACCAAGCAAGCGACAAatcataaataaataattcgaaTGCGAACGTCATAATGTCAACATGTTCTCGAAACTCTacgctgtaattttttttctttttcttatttctttatCAAAACATATACATACAAGCAACagcaagaaaaaatataatcaaaccGGTAAGTAGGTACGGTATCGTCGATGTTTGCACTTACTGAATAAATCCTTCCTGGCTAAGTTACGGGCGCATAGAACTGAAACACACAAAATATTCCATTATTAATTTTgc
The sequence above is a segment of the Planococcus citri chromosome 3, ihPlaCitr1.1, whole genome shotgun sequence genome. Coding sequences within it:
- the Smurf gene encoding E3 ubiquitin-protein ligase SMURF2 — protein: MENVGVSRNRNGTTKIRLTVLCARNLARKDLFKLPDPFAKISVDGSGQCHSTDTCKATLDPKWNQHYDLYIGKGDGITISIWNHKKVQKKQGGGFLGCVRILSSSIQKLKDTGYQRLDLCKANAEDTEPVKGQIVVSLLSREMGNGSSSNAGHIAVADPLGDISCPDILPEGWEERRTSAGRLYYVNHHTKTTQWFRPNRPVHALPSSNSSRTSSTSTNEANGGTDTNGETPDADSRLNSSLPGAFQTQSTNNDDNNNVNNCSFTGAAPTGSNNHDKKQGGSSTAAGTAVTSSTNTPTSSRTTDARSVASQQSRRRTSAGNVALNRRPKANSYYSPISSASQLEGLPEGYELRTTQQGQVYFYHIPTGLSTWHDPRIPRDIIAHLSSKELGPLPSGWEIRQTGTGRYYYVDHNNRTTQFTDPRLTPNIISLYYKRKNMAPPAFLANIMESRNINGNISHNTPETSTSASSSSNATSTAVAASSTSSAATPNTTSSSTSGPQSIETDSECLPKYRRDLVAKQKILRAELNVLQPQSGHCRFEVSRSEIFEESYRIIMKMRAKDLRKRLMVKFRGEEGLDYGGIAREWLCLLSREMLNPQYGLFQYSREDNYTLQISSDSSINPDHLSYFHFVGRILGIAVFHGHYIDGGFTTPFYKMLLNKPITLDDIEGVDPELHRSLTWLLENKIEPDVLDASFAVEVNSFGVLKAHELKANGQNIQVTEENKKEYVKLYVNYRFMRGIEQQFLALYRGFTEIVPAQLLKPFDERELELIIGGLVSIDIKDWKENTRLKHCTSETPVVKWFWQIVESYSEEMRARLLQFVTGSSRVPLQGFKALQGSTGAAGPRLFTIHVTDVPQDNLPKAHTCFNRIDIPAYNSYQRMYEKLSQAVEETCGFAVE